One stretch of Amycolatopsis tolypomycina DNA includes these proteins:
- a CDS encoding diguanylate cyclase codes for MWKLATPVFGYVLVVDALALLVVVSTTALVPVTTQSLLWCGLILAGEIVHLEAAQRIERIRELAADGRPHMHLQSIWIFAGLLLLPPPLATLVIVVSYVHSWVRVYKRRGVIHRKVFSGATVILACAASGAVLWAGTGQLAPYVPHLDGFGGMLALLVSGIVYFGLNYVLVIVAILMSNPGKPPRQAFGNPSDVLIVLAAVGVGCGIALVMTVRPWLLPVLMVTPVALHIGLLLPQFQAAARTDSKTALLAPEFWVQLARNELARAAELSSTAGVLMIDIDHFKAIDDGNGHLAGDEVLRAVAAAIQGSVRGGDYVGRFGGDEFVVLLPGTTSAEIASVADRIRTAIARIEVPVPVIRPGKPEVISGLTASIGAAVYPETATEYTILLQAADDAVFEAKAGGRDRVVLATARTELTRPEIPDVL; via the coding sequence ATGTGGAAGCTGGCCACTCCGGTGTTCGGCTACGTCCTCGTCGTCGACGCGCTGGCGCTGCTCGTGGTCGTCTCGACGACCGCGCTCGTGCCGGTCACCACCCAGTCGCTGCTCTGGTGTGGCCTGATCCTCGCCGGCGAGATCGTGCACCTCGAAGCGGCGCAACGCATCGAGCGCATCCGCGAGCTCGCCGCCGACGGCCGTCCCCACATGCACCTGCAGTCGATCTGGATCTTCGCCGGGCTGCTCCTGCTGCCTCCGCCGCTGGCCACCCTGGTCATCGTCGTCAGCTACGTCCATTCGTGGGTCCGCGTCTACAAGCGACGCGGCGTGATTCACCGGAAAGTGTTCTCCGGCGCCACCGTGATCCTCGCCTGCGCCGCCTCGGGGGCCGTGCTGTGGGCGGGCACCGGGCAGCTGGCCCCGTACGTGCCCCACCTGGACGGCTTCGGCGGGATGCTCGCGCTGCTGGTGTCCGGGATCGTCTACTTCGGACTGAACTACGTCCTGGTGATCGTCGCGATCCTGATGAGCAACCCGGGAAAGCCGCCGCGGCAGGCGTTCGGCAACCCGTCCGACGTGCTGATCGTGCTGGCCGCCGTCGGCGTCGGCTGCGGGATCGCGCTGGTGATGACGGTCCGGCCGTGGCTGCTGCCCGTGCTCATGGTGACGCCGGTGGCGCTCCACATCGGCCTGCTGCTCCCCCAGTTCCAGGCGGCCGCGCGCACGGACTCCAAGACGGCGCTGCTCGCGCCGGAGTTCTGGGTGCAGCTGGCCCGCAACGAGCTGGCCCGCGCGGCGGAACTGTCCTCGACGGCCGGCGTGCTGATGATCGACATCGACCACTTCAAGGCCATCGACGACGGCAACGGCCACCTGGCGGGCGACGAGGTCCTGCGCGCGGTCGCGGCGGCGATCCAGGGCTCGGTCCGCGGCGGCGACTACGTCGGCCGCTTCGGCGGCGACGAGTTCGTCGTCCTCCTGCCGGGCACCACCAGCGCGGAGATCGCGTCCGTCGCGGACCGCATCCGCACGGCGATCGCCCGGATCGAGGTGCCGGTCCCGGTGATCCGCCCGGGCAAGCCCGAGGTGATCAGCGGCCTCACGGCGTCGATCGGTGCGGCGGTGTACCCGGAAACCGCCACGGAGTACACGATCCTGCTACAGGCCGCGGACGACGCGGTGTTCGAGGCCAAGGCGGGCGGCCGCGACCGCGTGGTCCTGGCGACCGCCCGCACCGAGCTGACCCGCCCGGAGATCCCGGACGTCCTCTGA
- a CDS encoding TrpB-like pyridoxal phosphate-dependent enzyme — translation MAEQTKYVLDEADLPTQWYNVIPDLPEPPPPPLHPGTREPVGPDDLAPLFPQALIAQEVTTDRYVDIPEEVREVYRLWRPSPLFRARRLEKALGTPARIYYKYEGVSPVGSHKPNTAVPQAFYNAAEGVTRLTTETGAGQWGSALAFACAQYGLECEVWQVRASYDQKPYRKLMMETFGATVHPSPSELTESGRAILKQHPDSTGSLGIAISEAVEQAAQDPDARYALGSVLNHVLLHQTVIGEEALKQFELAGDTPDVLVGCTGGGSNFGGLAFPFLREKLAGRMNPVIRAVEPAACPSLTRGRYAYDFGDTAGLTPLLKMHTLGHEFIPDPIHAGGLRYHGMSPLISHIYELGLIEALAIGQQECFAAGVRFARSEGIIPAPEPTHALAACIQEALRCKETGEEKVILTALCGHAHLDLPAYGAYLAGSMVDDELSEATLEESLATLP, via the coding sequence ATGGCTGAGCAGACCAAGTACGTCCTGGACGAAGCCGATCTCCCCACCCAGTGGTACAACGTGATCCCCGACCTGCCCGAGCCCCCGCCGCCACCGCTGCACCCCGGCACGCGCGAGCCCGTCGGCCCGGACGACCTCGCGCCGCTGTTCCCGCAGGCGCTCATCGCCCAGGAAGTGACGACTGATCGCTATGTCGACATCCCGGAGGAGGTGCGGGAGGTCTACCGGCTCTGGCGCCCGTCGCCGTTGTTCCGCGCGCGACGGCTGGAGAAGGCGCTGGGCACCCCGGCGCGGATCTACTACAAGTACGAAGGCGTCAGCCCGGTCGGCTCCCACAAGCCGAACACCGCTGTGCCGCAGGCGTTCTACAACGCGGCCGAAGGCGTCACGCGGCTGACCACCGAGACCGGCGCCGGCCAGTGGGGGAGCGCGCTCGCGTTCGCCTGTGCCCAGTACGGGCTGGAGTGCGAGGTCTGGCAGGTGCGCGCCTCCTACGACCAGAAGCCCTACCGCAAGCTGATGATGGAGACGTTCGGCGCGACCGTCCACCCGAGCCCGTCCGAGCTGACCGAGTCCGGTCGCGCGATCCTCAAGCAGCACCCGGACTCCACCGGCAGCCTCGGCATCGCGATCAGCGAAGCCGTCGAACAGGCGGCGCAGGACCCGGACGCGCGGTACGCGCTGGGCAGCGTGCTCAACCACGTGCTGCTGCACCAGACCGTCATCGGCGAGGAGGCGCTGAAGCAGTTCGAGCTGGCCGGCGACACCCCGGACGTGCTGGTCGGCTGCACCGGCGGCGGCTCCAACTTCGGCGGGCTCGCCTTCCCGTTCCTGCGCGAGAAGCTGGCCGGCCGGATGAACCCGGTGATCCGCGCGGTCGAGCCGGCCGCCTGCCCGTCGCTGACGCGCGGCAGGTACGCCTACGACTTCGGCGACACGGCCGGGCTCACGCCGCTGCTCAAGATGCACACGCTCGGCCACGAGTTCATCCCGGACCCGATCCACGCGGGCGGGCTGAGGTACCACGGGATGTCGCCGCTCATCTCGCACATCTACGAGCTCGGCCTGATCGAGGCGCTCGCCATCGGGCAGCAGGAGTGCTTCGCGGCGGGCGTGCGGTTCGCGCGGTCCGAGGGCATCATCCCGGCTCCCGAGCCGACCCACGCGCTCGCGGCGTGCATCCAGGAAGCGTTGCGGTGCAAGGAAACCGGTGAGGAGAAGGTGATCCTCACGGCGCTGTGCGGCCACGCCCACCTCGACCTGCCCGCCTACGGCGCCTACCTGGCCGGGTCCATGGTGGACGACGAACTGTCCGAGGCGACGCTCGAGGAGTCGCTGGCGACGCTGCCGTAG
- a CDS encoding dienelactone hydrolase family protein has protein sequence MENVLENLPLWLPPSGRGPGLVLIQEIFGLDDYLRSVAAELAASGYVVAVPELFWRTAPGWSSTHDEAGVAASMAVMSSFDPALGLSDVLATVAHLRSLPSVTGGVGVLGFCLGGSLAFAAAAEGDPDVAVSFYGSTVAAQIEGLDRIECPIQFHFGGQDPYIPRSDVAVVEAAVAAHPGAEIHVQEDAGHAFHNNVAPMFHHPEAAARAWELTTGFLRRTLPA, from the coding sequence ATGGAGAACGTGCTGGAAAACCTTCCGCTGTGGCTTCCCCCGTCCGGACGCGGTCCGGGCCTGGTGCTGATCCAGGAGATCTTCGGCCTCGACGACTACCTCCGCTCGGTCGCGGCGGAACTCGCCGCTTCCGGGTACGTGGTGGCGGTCCCGGAACTGTTCTGGCGGACCGCGCCCGGCTGGTCGTCGACGCACGACGAAGCGGGCGTGGCGGCGTCGATGGCGGTCATGTCGTCCTTCGACCCGGCGCTGGGGCTTTCCGACGTCCTGGCCACGGTGGCCCACCTGCGCTCCCTCCCCTCGGTGACGGGTGGCGTGGGCGTCCTCGGCTTCTGCCTGGGCGGCTCGCTGGCCTTCGCGGCGGCCGCCGAGGGCGACCCGGACGTCGCGGTGTCGTTCTACGGCTCCACGGTGGCCGCGCAGATCGAGGGCCTGGACCGGATCGAGTGCCCGATCCAGTTCCACTTCGGCGGGCAGGACCCGTACATCCCGCGCTCCGACGTGGCCGTGGTGGAGGCGGCCGTGGCCGCCCACCCGGGTGCGGAGATCCACGTGCAGGAGGACGCCGGGCACGCGTTCCACAACAACGTGGCGCCGATGTTCCACCACCCCGAGGCGGCGGCCCGCGCCTGGGAGCTGACCACCGGGTTCCTGCGGCGCACGCTGCCGGCGTAG
- a CDS encoding sigma factor, translated as MAGSFDQDLLIMRGTDESNAAMKAGGSWPRRPGSPGISGWPRTPQEAVAEALVAWPAAAPADPAAWLMTTARRRAIDAIRRRAALRDRHAVLATDPELGRHPEDVDPDRIDDDVLNRAVAVAMASGPEPALAIVDELAAADRLAPAPHRARGTAGPPRPSPGARAELELAARLCANERERSVLLRKAAGLG; from the coding sequence GTGGCCGGCTCGTTCGACCAGGACCTGCTGATCATGCGGGGCACCGACGAGTCGAACGCGGCCATGAAGGCGGGCGGATCGTGGCCGCGCCGACCCGGTTCACCGGGGATTTCGGGCTGGCCGAGGACGCCGCAGGAGGCGGTCGCCGAGGCGCTCGTGGCGTGGCCTGCCGCCGCGCCGGCCGATCCGGCCGCCTGGCTGATGACCACCGCCCGGCGGCGGGCGATCGACGCCATCCGCCGCCGGGCCGCGCTCCGGGACCGCCACGCCGTGCTCGCCACGGACCCGGAGCTGGGCCGGCACCCCGAGGACGTCGATCCCGACCGGATCGACGACGACGTGCTCAACCGGGCCGTCGCCGTGGCCATGGCCTCGGGGCCGGAACCGGCACTGGCCATCGTGGACGAGCTGGCCGCCGCCGACCGGCTCGCACCTGCTCCCCACCGTGCGCGGGGAACTGCTGGCCCGCCTCGGCCGTCGCCGGGAGCGCGCGCCGAGCTGGAGCTGGCGGCCCGGCTGTGCGCCAACGAACGCGAACGGTCCGTCCTGCTGCGCAAGGCGGCCGGCCTGGGCTGA
- a CDS encoding PCRF domain-containing protein codes for MTRPVSEDVLSEYAALESALADPAVLRDHLRARRLRRCLAELGPLHAAAVRLRAVEEDLAAAVELAWEAEAHRLSAEAAELRDDLAARLAVRDPRDPFDVVVFVEGDAPEVALLVRRYRDLAEERNWSVQHLGGRPGRVAAFAVVAHEGAEGPWGALKRETGRGVLPDEASARVTVVPEGPEEPDDPPPEDLRLDLYCTRQPEQPPHVWVTHLPSGIQVRGTGTCSVEAKAAAIRQVRALLAAEAPGPRPE; via the coding sequence ATGACGAGGCCGGTGTCCGAAGACGTGCTGTCCGAGTACGCCGCCCTCGAATCGGCCCTGGCCGACCCCGCCGTCCTGCGCGACCACCTCCGGGCCCGCCGGTTGCGCCGCTGCCTGGCGGAGCTCGGGCCGCTGCACGCGGCCGCCGTCCGGCTGCGGGCGGTCGAAGAAGATCTGGCGGCGGCTGTCGAGCTGGCGTGGGAGGCCGAGGCGCACCGGTTGTCCGCGGAGGCCGCCGAGCTGCGGGACGATCTTGCCGCCCGGCTGGCCGTGCGGGATCCCCGGGACCCCTTCGACGTGGTCGTCTTCGTCGAGGGCGACGCGCCAGAGGTGGCGTTGCTCGTGCGCCGGTATCGCGATCTCGCGGAGGAACGCAACTGGAGCGTGCAGCACCTGGGCGGCCGGCCCGGGCGGGTGGCCGCGTTCGCCGTCGTGGCCCACGAGGGCGCCGAGGGACCGTGGGGAGCACTCAAGCGCGAGACCGGGCGGGGCGTCCTGCCGGACGAGGCGTCGGCCCGGGTGACCGTGGTGCCGGAGGGCCCGGAGGAACCGGACGATCCGCCGCCCGAGGACCTGCGCCTCGATCTCTACTGCACGCGACAGCCGGAGCAGCCGCCGCACGTCTGGGTGACCCACCTGCCGTCGGGCATCCAGGTCCGGGGGACGGGCACCTGCTCGGTCGAGGCCAAGGCGGCCGCGATCAGGCAGGTCCGCGCCCTGCTGGCCGCCGAGGCGCCAGGACCGCGACCTGAATGA
- a CDS encoding class I SAM-dependent methyltransferase, giving the protein MRTTDLLQHKPGRFGLDECRDCGHVFQNPRLNPAGLEFYYRDCYDGLGEKNMTAMFAGNRAGYRSRAELARDNGAAGAWLDVGTGHGHFCAEAAAVLPGVEFDGLDLGDGVELARAQGRIRTGYRGLFVDLAEDLAGRYDVVSMYHYLEHTAEPRRELAAARTALRPGGLLAIELPDPECRWAQLLGRWWLPWLQPQHLNLMPLGNLRAELAGLGFTVVAEQRAEPHDAIDVLAASLMAVNALTIAGEDLAWRDAPPARWRRILRKATFVACVPLFVLASIVDRVSAPFGRKRGWSNAYRVVARRDAA; this is encoded by the coding sequence GTGCGGACCACCGATCTGCTGCAGCACAAGCCGGGCCGGTTCGGGCTCGACGAATGCCGGGACTGCGGGCACGTCTTCCAGAACCCGCGGCTGAACCCGGCCGGGCTCGAGTTCTACTACCGGGACTGCTACGACGGGCTCGGCGAAAAGAACATGACCGCGATGTTCGCCGGCAACCGGGCGGGTTACCGCTCCCGGGCCGAGCTGGCCCGGGACAACGGTGCGGCGGGTGCGTGGCTCGACGTCGGCACGGGGCACGGGCACTTCTGCGCGGAAGCCGCCGCCGTGCTGCCCGGGGTCGAGTTCGACGGTCTCGATCTCGGCGACGGGGTCGAGCTGGCGCGTGCGCAGGGCCGGATCCGGACCGGCTACCGGGGCCTGTTCGTGGACCTGGCCGAAGACCTCGCCGGGCGCTACGACGTCGTCAGCATGTACCACTACCTCGAACACACCGCGGAACCCCGGCGGGAGCTGGCGGCGGCGCGGACGGCGCTGCGGCCCGGCGGGCTGCTGGCGATCGAGCTGCCCGATCCGGAATGCCGCTGGGCGCAGCTGCTCGGCCGGTGGTGGCTGCCCTGGCTGCAACCCCAGCACCTGAACCTGATGCCGCTCGGCAACCTCCGTGCGGAGCTGGCCGGCCTCGGCTTCACTGTGGTCGCCGAGCAGCGCGCCGAGCCGCACGACGCGATCGACGTGCTGGCCGCTTCCCTGATGGCGGTCAACGCCCTGACCATCGCCGGCGAGGATCTTGCGTGGCGGGACGCCCCGCCGGCGCGGTGGCGGCGGATCCTGCGCAAGGCCACGTTCGTCGCGTGCGTGCCGTTGTTCGTGCTGGCCTCGATCGTGGACCGGGTCAGCGCACCGTTCGGCCGGAAACGCGGGTGGTCCAACGCGTACCGGGTGGTGGCCCGCCGGGATGCCGCATGA